CCGGGCACATCTTCACTGGTGAGGAGCCGTAACTGGTACCGATGGGCATAGTGTCGACGGACTTCCTCGTGGCTGATTGAGAACGGAGGGCCTTCCGCCGCGCGTTGGTCGTATTCATAACAAATGAGCAACTGCGGCGCGTGTTCCGTGATGTCTGTGACGTGCGCGGTGTAGCGACTCCGCATGTTCTCCGGAAGGGCGACCAGCGCAGCCCGGTCATAAATCGCATCGACCGGTCCCACCATCGTTTTCGTCACCTCGAAGATATCGCCGACAAAAATGTCGATGTCGCGCGCATGGTAGTGATCTATTCCACCGTTTCTGGTGATCGTCGGTCTCACTCCGAGCTCTGCAAACAATTGCTCGATGGCGAGTGAGCTCAATTCGGCTCCGGCAACGCGATAGCCTTCGGACAGCAGCCACGGAATGTCCAGCGTCTTCCCGCACAAGGGCACAAAAACCCGGCTGCCTTTCGCCAGGGCGAGCTCCTTGAAATACGTCACTAACAGCGGGTTGGCCTCACTTTTGTGAAAGCCGATTTCATTCTTTGCCCACCTGTCATGCCAAAATTGTGGTTCCATCGTCAGTGGCCTTTCTGTGAGTTACGTCGCACCCGCTTGTTGTCCGGGCGGAGTCGTCATCGAACTGTCGGAAGTATACCCATCCACACGATAGGGCGGAAGGCGCATCCTCTGCACTGTATTCGTGCGCGAGACGCCATATCACGGTCAAGCTATGGTATGGTCGGCGCATGTCCACCCCCGACCTCAATTTACTGATCACCCTGGATGTTTTATTGGCGGAGGGCAGTGTGGCTCGCGCCGCCAGGCGGCTGCGTCTGAGCCCGTCGGCCATGAGCCGGGCGCTCGCGCGATTGCGTGAGGCGACCGGCGATCCACTCCTGGTGCGGGCCGGCCGCGGTCTCGTCCCCACACCGCGAGCGGTCGAACTTCGTGAACGGGTCAGTCATGTCGTGGAAGAGGGACAAGCGGTTCTCCGCCCTGCGGAGAAGCTCGATCTGAAACGGCTCGTCCGGACGTTCACCGTGCGAACCAGCGAAGGCTTCGTGGAAAACTTCGGGCCGGAGCTCATTGCGCGTGTTGCGGAGGAAGCTCCTGGGGTGCGGCTGCATTTCCTTCAGAAGGCGACTAAAGATAGCGCGCCGCTACGCGACGGCACTGTCGATCTGGAAACCGGGGTGATTGAGAAGACCACTCCGCAGGAGTTGCGTGTTCAAGCTTTGTTCCGGGATCGTCTGATCGGCGTCGTGCGAACGGGGCACTCGCTGGTAAAAGGCAGGATCACGCCTTCCCGTTATGCCGGGGGACAGCACATATCCGTTTCGCGGCAGGGGCAGGGGCAGGGGAAGGGACCGATAGAGGAAGCCTTGCAGCGGCTTGGACTGGAACGGGACATTGTCACGATCGTCGGTGGATTCGCGACGGCGATTGCTCTAGCCCGTGCTTCAGATCTGATTGCCACGGTCCCCGAACGACATACCGGAATTTTGCGCACTGGAACGTATAGCTTTTCGCTGCCCTTCTCCACGCCGGAGTTTACGGTATCGTTGCTCTGGCACCCGCGGCTGGACGCCGATCTCGCG
This is a stretch of genomic DNA from Nitrospira sp.. It encodes these proteins:
- the tmpT gene encoding thiopurine S-methyltransferase, which produces MEPQFWHDRWAKNEIGFHKSEANPLLVTYFKELALAKGSRVFVPLCGKTLDIPWLLSEGYRVAGAELSSLAIEQLFAELGVRPTITRNGGIDHYHARDIDIFVGDIFEVTKTMVGPVDAIYDRAALVALPENMRSRYTAHVTDITEHAPQLLICYEYDQRAAEGPPFSISHEEVRRHYAHRYQLRLLTSEDVPGGLKGKCSATEHVWLLRKD
- a CDS encoding LysR family transcriptional regulator; this translates as MSTPDLNLLITLDVLLAEGSVARAARRLRLSPSAMSRALARLREATGDPLLVRAGRGLVPTPRAVELRERVSHVVEEGQAVLRPAEKLDLKRLVRTFTVRTSEGFVENFGPELIARVAEEAPGVRLHFLQKATKDSAPLRDGTVDLETGVIEKTTPQELRVQALFRDRLIGVVRTGHSLVKGRITPSRYAGGQHISVSRQGQGQGKGPIEEALQRLGLERDIVTIVGGFATAIALARASDLIATVPERHTGILRTGTYSFSLPFSTPEFTVSLLWHPRLDADLAHRWLRGHVRKICAATT